The DNA sequence CTTGACCGCCGCGGGTCTCCGGGGGAGCGTGCCCGCGTCGTCCAGGGCGTCCTGGAAGCTGGAGAGCCCGTGCAGCAGCGCGGAACGCGCGGACGGCGGCATCGCGGCGATCACCTCCAGCAGCGCCACCTGCCGCTGGGCGCGCAGATCACGCAGATAGGCCCGGCCGCGGGGGGTGAGACGCAGCTCCAGTTCGCGCCGGCTGACCTGGCTCGGCTGCCGCCTCACGAAGCCCAGCGCCTCCAGGCGGTCGCAGAGCCGGCTCACGGACGGGGGAGCCGAGCCCAGCACCTGGCCCAGGGTGCGCAGATTGATGCCGTCGTCACGGTCGAGGCAGTAGAGGACGCGCAGTTGGGACGCCGAGACCGGCGCGGGCGACACCATGTCCTTGCCGCGTTCCCAGAGCACCTCCAGGAGCTCGATCAGCTCACGGGCGGCCTCGGCGGTCGCCTCGGGTCCGCCGTCGGAAGCGGTGCTGTTCGCGTCCATATCTGGTGACACTCCGAAATCAGACGTCCTCGGCCGGTGGCGCCGCCTGCGCTCCGCGCGCCTGCCCTTGCCTCTCCCGGAAAGCGTTGACCGTTCGGCTACGCGGCACGCGTGGTGGAACGTGCCGTGTGCGGGGCGCCGCTCCCGGCGCGGGCCGGGCGGGTCGCTCCGCGCCCCCACCATATCCGGCCACCTCACCTGGTCGGCAGCGAAGGCGCACGTCGCTCCGTTCCCCGGGGCGCACCGGCCGGTCACCGTCAGGCGTCCGAGGGGGCGCCCAGCACGTGCGCCCACACCCGCTTGCCGTCGGCACGGCTGTCCACTCCCCACCCCGCGGCCAGATGGTCGAGCAGGTGCAGACCGAAACCGCCGGACGCGGTGGAGACCCCCGGGGTGCGCTGGGCGAGGGGGGCCGGGCTCCCGTCGCGCACGGCGATCCGCACGCCGTCGGGGAGCGGCTCGACGTGCAGCCAGGCGTCGGTGCCCGCGTGGCGGTGGGCGTTGGTCACCAGCTCCGACACCAGCAGGACGGCCACCTCGACCCGCTCGGACGGCCAGCCCCAGGTGCCGAGGGCGGCGGCGGTCAGGTCGCGGGCACGGGCGAACGCGCCCGGCTCCTGCGGGATGTGCCAGATGTGCCCTTGTGCGTCCATCACATCCCCCGCCTCGTTCGCCCCGGCCTGAAAATACCGCATCGAAGGCTACGCGATGGCCGCCCGGCCCCGCTCGCCCTGCGCGGGCCCGTCCCGTGACCGGCCCGCGTGCCCGGGCTCCGCGGCACCCCCCGTCGCCGGGGAGCGCGCCGCGGAGCCGGCGGGCGCCTACTCCTCCCCGGCCTGCCGGATGGCCGCGACGGCCGTCTCGACATCGGTGTGCAGGGGAGTGGTCACCGTCAGACCGGTGATCTCCAGCAGCCGCCGCACCGCCGGGGTCGGGGCCACCAGATGCACGTCCCCGCCCTTCTCCCGGGCCTCGCGGGAGCCCTTGATCACGACGTTGAGGCCGGAGGAGTCCATGAACGTCAGCGCCGACAGGTCCAGCACCAGATGACGGCGGCCGTGCGTGAACTGGTTCGCCATGTGGTGGTGCAGGAACGTGGCGGACTCGATGTCCAGCTCGCCCCCGACGGTCAGGACGGCCGTCGCGTCGTCGAGGATCTCGACCTCGATGTCCAGGTTCTCTTCTCGAACGGCCATGGCTCTCCTGCTCTTCGATGGTAGGGACGTCCCGGGATACGGACCCGGCTCCGGCCCGGACGCCTGCGCGGCGCCCAGGCACACATTGTCATGCGGCAACTGTCACTGTCCGGCGGGGGCCGGGACGGGCCGGGCATGCCGCACGGGAACGAGGGCAGGCGAAGGGCAGGACGGCGGCCGGACGGCACACGGATCACAGACCCCGGCTGCCCCCGGACGAAAGGACGATGCACCATGACGGCAGGCGGCACCCCGATCCTGACCACGCTCACCGACTGCGACCAGACCGTGGCCGACGCCGACGAGGACGTACGCGGCCGGAAGGTGACGGACGCGGAGGGCAACGACCTCGGACGCGTCGGCGACCTCATCGTCGACGCCGACGAGCGCAAGGTCCGGTTCCTGCTGGTCGAGCACGGCGGCTTCCTCGGGCTGGGCGAGAAGAAGTCCTTCGTCCCCGTGGACGCCGTGGTGCGGATCACCGACACCCAGGTCCACATCGCGCCCTCCCACGAACAGGTCGCCGAGGCCCCCGCGTACGACCCCGACCTCGTCGACGCGAACGAGTACTACGCGGGCGTCTACCGCCACTACGGCTACGCCCCCTACTGGGGGGCGGGCTACGTCTACCCGGGGTACCCGTTCATCCGCTGACCGGCGCGGCCGTACGAGCCCGCGATGTGAAGCCGGTGCGCCGCCCGTATGTGCCCGCGATGTGAAGCCGGTGCGCCGCCCGTGTGTGGGTGTTGCCGTACGGCATCGATCGGGGGGTGATTGCGGCGGCTCGGCTTGATGCCGCTTCGCCCGGTGGGCGAAGGTGGCTCCACCCGTGATGTCCAGCGGAAGGGACAGGGCCGGCCCGCCGGCCCTGCACTATGACAGCTCCCGAGGAGTCCCCGGTTCAACAGCAAGGCATGCCGACCGTGACCGTTTCCTGGCTGCGGGCGCCCTACCCGTCGTTCGTGGTCGACGCCGACGGAGGCGTGGTGGAGGTCAACGAGGCCGCCACCCGCCTCTTCCCCGGGATGATCACCGGCGCATGGCTGGCCGACGTCGCCCCGTCCTGGCTGGCCGACGCGCACAGCCGGTTCACCGCGGCCGCCCGGCGCCGCGCCGACCCGCCCGGCGGACACCCGGCGGAACCCGGACCGGCCGGGGTCTTCCCCGTGCAGGCCGCCCGGGGCCCCCACGGGGGACGGATGTTCGCCGCGCACCCCACACCCTCGGCGGGCGGCGACGTGGCCTGGTGGCTGGCCGACGACACCGACCGGCACGCCGCCGAGGAGGCCCTGCGCGGTGAACGCGAACGGGCGCTGCTCCTGACGGAGGCGTCCTCCCGGCTCCTGGCCTCGCTGAACGTCGACCGCTGCATGGAGGTGACCGCCCAGCTCGCCGCGGAGCACCTCGCCGACGCGGCGGTCGTGGTCGCCCCGCGCAGCGGCCGCCGCCACGCCGTCATCGCCGCCTCCGAGGGGCGGACGAGCAGGCACACCACCACCATGGACCCCACCCTCGTCCCCGGCCTCGCCGAGGCCCTCCAGGGCTTCCCGCCCGTGCCGTCCCGGTGGATAGACCCCCTGGCCCTGCCCGGCTGGGTGGTCCCCGACGGCTGGGACGGCCCGGTGGGCTCCGTGGTGGTCACCCCGCTCCCCGGGCACGGGGTGCCGGCGGGGGCGCTGATCCTGCTCCGCCGCGACGGCCACGCCGCCTTCACGGCGTCGGACGAACTGTTCGGCCGCCTGTTCGCGGCGCGCGCCGGTGCGGCGGTCTCCGCCGCCCGGATGTACAGCGAGCAGGCCACCATCACCCGGACCCTGATGGCCGAGCTGCTCCCCCCGCGCCTCCACCACGTGAACGGCGTCGACTTCGCCGGCGGCTACCGCGCCGCCCGCGACTCCGAACGCATCGGCGGCGACTTCTACGACGTCCATCCGGGGGCGACGCCCGACAGCCCGTCCCTGGTGGTGCTCGGCGACGTCTGCGGCAAGGGGCTGGAGGCGGCCGTGCTCACCGGCAGGATCCGCACCACCCTCCAGGCGATGATCCCGCTCGCGGGGGACCACCAGCAGATGCTGAGACTGCTCAACGGCTCGCTGGTGACGTCCCGGCACACCCGGTTCGCCACACTGGTCCTGGCCTCCGTGCGGCGCGAGGGCGGCCGCACGGGCCTGCGGCTGACCAGCGCCGGCCACCCGCCGCCGCTGATCGTGCGCAACACCGGCGAGGTCGAGGAGGCCGACACCGCGGGCACCCTCGTCGGCGCCCTGCCCGAGGTGACGGCCCGCTCGGCGGCCGTGGACCTGGCGCCGGGCGAGACCTGCGTGCTCTACACCGACGGGATCACCGAGGCACGCGGCGGCCCGCTCGGCGGCGAGATGTTCGGCGAGACCCGGCTGAAGGCGGCGCTCGGCGAGTGCGCCGGACTGCCGGCCGAGGCCGTGGTCGAACGGGTGCAGATGCTCGCGTCCCAGTGGGTGGGCGACCGGGCCCACGACGACATGGCCGTCGTCGCCATCACGGCTCCGCACTCGACGCATCTCACGGCGGTGGACGGCCGCACCCGGGGCAGGTTCACCGCATGACCGCA is a window from the Streptomyces zhihengii genome containing:
- a CDS encoding PP2C family protein-serine/threonine phosphatase; the encoded protein is MPTVTVSWLRAPYPSFVVDADGGVVEVNEAATRLFPGMITGAWLADVAPSWLADAHSRFTAAARRRADPPGGHPAEPGPAGVFPVQAARGPHGGRMFAAHPTPSAGGDVAWWLADDTDRHAAEEALRGERERALLLTEASSRLLASLNVDRCMEVTAQLAAEHLADAAVVVAPRSGRRHAVIAASEGRTSRHTTTMDPTLVPGLAEALQGFPPVPSRWIDPLALPGWVVPDGWDGPVGSVVVTPLPGHGVPAGALILLRRDGHAAFTASDELFGRLFAARAGAAVSAARMYSEQATITRTLMAELLPPRLHHVNGVDFAGGYRAARDSERIGGDFYDVHPGATPDSPSLVVLGDVCGKGLEAAVLTGRIRTTLQAMIPLAGDHQQMLRLLNGSLVTSRHTRFATLVLASVRREGGRTGLRLTSAGHPPPLIVRNTGEVEEADTAGTLVGALPEVTARSAAVDLAPGETCVLYTDGITEARGGPLGGEMFGETRLKAALGECAGLPAEAVVERVQMLASQWVGDRAHDDMAVVAITAPHSTHLTAVDGRTRGRFTA
- a CDS encoding PRC-barrel domain-containing protein, producing the protein MTAGGTPILTTLTDCDQTVADADEDVRGRKVTDAEGNDLGRVGDLIVDADERKVRFLLVEHGGFLGLGEKKSFVPVDAVVRITDTQVHIAPSHEQVAEAPAYDPDLVDANEYYAGVYRHYGYAPYWGAGYVYPGYPFIR
- a CDS encoding ATP-binding protein, whose protein sequence is MRYFQAGANEAGDVMDAQGHIWHIPQEPGAFARARDLTAAALGTWGWPSERVEVAVLLVSELVTNAHRHAGTDAWLHVEPLPDGVRIAVRDGSPAPLAQRTPGVSTASGGFGLHLLDHLAAGWGVDSRADGKRVWAHVLGAPSDA
- a CDS encoding STAS domain-containing protein; this encodes MAVREENLDIEVEILDDATAVLTVGGELDIESATFLHHHMANQFTHGRRHLVLDLSALTFMDSSGLNVVIKGSREAREKGGDVHLVAPTPAVRRLLEITGLTVTTPLHTDVETAVAAIRQAGEE
- a CDS encoding MarR family winged helix-turn-helix transcriptional regulator — translated: MDANSTASDGGPEATAEAARELIELLEVLWERGKDMVSPAPVSASQLRVLYCLDRDDGINLRTLGQVLGSAPPSVSRLCDRLEALGFVRRQPSQVSRRELELRLTPRGRAYLRDLRAQRQVALLEVIAAMPPSARSALLHGLSSFQDALDDAGTLPRRPAAVKDARSA